Genomic segment of Sutcliffiella horikoshii:
ACGTTAGTTCCTTTGTTAATCTGCCAACTAAAGTGACGGTATTGATGCTAGACATTAATAATTCCTCCCTAAGAATATTAGTTTTATTACTCTCTCTTCACCTATTAGCAACCGTAATTATTAATCGTCTAGACCAAAAAAGTAATCAAAGAGCCTAGTTCTAATTGATTGCTTCTGCTTTACAGGGCTTTTACTACCAATATAGTATTCTTTCTCCCCTAAGAAGCTCCACACGATAGTTTGACCAGTCTGTCGCTCCATACAATCCACAAAGTGAAGTACTTCAACAACAGCCTTTTCTCGGTTTTCTGCTCTACAAGGGAAAATACGACGTTCTCCGTCCTTGAAGATAATCTCCGCTTTAATACGCTTTTGTCTAGTAATCACTTGCAAAGTTGGACGATTTGCCAAGTATTCTGTAACTGCGTCTTTCTTTCCTCCGATAAGTTCCACTAATGTTTGTGCCATGTTAATAAACACCCTTTCTAAGAGTTTTTTAAACGCAAAAAAGCACCCTTTAGAAATGATTGGTTTAACCAAAATGGTTTGATCAATCACCCCAAAGAGTGCATGCGTTTATGAAATATAAGGTCCGCTAACCTTAAAAGGTTGCTTAATAAAAAAAGAGAGAAGTAATATATGTTAATTATACTAATTAATAGTTGTAATCACAACACATCTTTTAAATAGCTTTATTTTCTTTTAACATTCTTTCTAAAGATTGTTCAAAGCGCTTTATAGCACTTATTCCTATAGTAGAAACTGATTTTTGTAAGTAGTGATCACCATACACAGATTCTTCAGTAACGTTTAAAACATCTAGCCAATCTTTAATTGTTGTAAAACAAGAATATGGTATAAATATTTTATGTAAAATTGGCTGAATAATACTATATTCATCTAGAGGGGCGATTTGTCTACCATGAATAGTAAAGTTTCCAGACTGTCTACAGATACGTCTATCAATTTCACCACCTAAGATGCAGAATGGTAAATTAAATTCAGATCCATTTTCTCCATCAATATAACCCTTAAAATGAGAAAAATACTTTTCGTCTGCAATATTGATTACATCTGTAAAAGTTTCTTCACTTTCCGCATAAATGTGTTCTGAAGTTTTTGCATTAATTTTGTAAGGATTCATTGCAAAAACCGCTGCTCCAAATTGACTAAAGGAATTGACTTTATAATCATCAATGGCTTCTTCTGAAGGGATAACCATTTCTGAAGTTATATTATTTTGTGTTGCAAAAAATAGGGCAATTAATGGATCTGTTGTCCAATCTAACAACGGTGTAGGCACACCATAATGTTGTGCTAAGAACAACCACTCTATATCATTTTTTGGTTCTACTCTTAAATAACTTCCTAAATATTGTTTAGCCATTTGTTTAAATTTTTCTAGCATGGATTGGAAAGGGAGAAAGGCAACCGTTTCACCTCTCCCGCGTTCTAAAAACGGATCTTTTACTTTTCTTCCAAACTGATCAGCGATAGTGTAACGGTGTCTCATTGCAGATGGAGTTAATCTATGATTAGCATTGGATTGACCCCGAAACCAAGTCATTCCTTCATCTTCCTTTATTTTTTTTATCACTTTTAAATAATCCTCTAAACTTTTAACAGTATGTTTTTTGAAATCTATATCTTCTTGCATAAAATCCACTCCTATATAGTTACTAATGTATGTAGTAAGTTTTATTTTCACCTTACCATTACAATTGAATTTATAGAAGATATGTATTTTGGGCGCAATTTAGTAATAACTCTTTAAAAACAAACATAAATAATAGCAAATACTTTAACTTGGAGGGAATAGTAGATGGAGAATTGGACGTATTCTTTAACAGGAAACGATTGGTGTTTTGACACATATCAAACAAGACAAGAAGCGATAGATACTGCTTTAGGATATTTAGTAACCGATGAAGAAGAGCACGTAATATGGATAGGTCAGTTGCGTCCAAGTAATGAAGATTCTCTAGAATTCAATGTCATTAACATAGAAAGATTAGTATATTTTCACACAAAACAAAAAGCACTTGTCTAAAAAGACAGGTGCTTTCAGCTTGTAGACAAAGTCTAGTTACTAGGCAGGTCTACAAGCTTTTTTTGTCGAATAAATAAAGTACAGTCTGTTTGAGGGGTGTTAGAGATGTTATCGAAACAATCGATGGAAGGGCGCTATCAAGTTTCCATGATAGCTCTTGATCAAATTGTTCCTGAGAACCACCTTGTACGTAAGATTGAAAAGGCTATGGACTTTAACTTTATTTATGATTTAGTGGAAGATAAATATTCTATAGACAATGGACGGCCAAGTATTGACCCTGTTGTCTTAATTAAGATGGTGTTCATTCAGTATTTATTTGGTATTCGATCTATGCGACAAA
This window contains:
- a CDS encoding DUF6018 family natural product bioysynthesis protein gives rise to the protein MAQTLVELIGGKKDAVTEYLANRPTLQVITRQKRIKAEIIFKDGERRIFPCRAENREKAVVEVLHFVDCMERQTGQTIVWSFLGEKEYYIGSKSPVKQKQSIRTRLFDYFFGLDD
- a CDS encoding FRG domain-containing protein, whose amino-acid sequence is MQEDIDFKKHTVKSLEDYLKVIKKIKEDEGMTWFRGQSNANHRLTPSAMRHRYTIADQFGRKVKDPFLERGRGETVAFLPFQSMLEKFKQMAKQYLGSYLRVEPKNDIEWLFLAQHYGVPTPLLDWTTDPLIALFFATQNNITSEMVIPSEEAIDDYKVNSFSQFGAAVFAMNPYKINAKTSEHIYAESEETFTDVINIADEKYFSHFKGYIDGENGSEFNLPFCILGGEIDRRICRQSGNFTIHGRQIAPLDEYSIIQPILHKIFIPYSCFTTIKDWLDVLNVTEESVYGDHYLQKSVSTIGISAIKRFEQSLERMLKENKAI